One window of the Helicoverpa zea isolate HzStark_Cry1AcR chromosome 7, ilHelZeax1.1, whole genome shotgun sequence genome contains the following:
- the LOC124631642 gene encoding MICOS complex subunit MIC13 homolog QIL1, whose product MLRFGIKSAVLGSAVYYTIDKGVWRDSATTSALYEELEKGVSPYVGELKKQIPYELPPLPSNDRVSYLFKYYWNSGVKATFSFLVDLPEHTSKAATKAYDYISTALDGTEQSTTAKQENK is encoded by the exons ATGTTGAG GTTCGGAATAAAATCAGCTGTGCTTGGCTCAGCAGTATACTACACCATTGACAAGGGAGTCTGGAGAGACAGTGCCACAACCAGCGCTCTTTATGAAGAACTTGAAAAAGGTGTTTCACCCTATGTCGGTGAACTTAAAAAACAGATTCCCTATGAG TTGCCGCCACTACCATCAAATGATAGAGTTTCATACCTGTTCAAATACTATTGGAACAGTGGAGTGAAAGCCACATTCAGCTTTTTAGTTGATCTTCCGGAGCACACTAGTAAAGCTGCAACCAAGGCTTATGACTACATTTCTACAGCGCTTGATGGAACTGAACAAAGCACAACGGCTAAACAAGAAAACAAGTGA
- the LOC124631640 gene encoding uncharacterized protein LOC124631640 gives MIDTFVNLEECLNNCLLHKLSKPIHEKDYHFEYQARISKLDQYFPKLLQILEDADFRELPEIGSSTLYSLLILYLELKTEGPWNTENVNAKDYPAKLDDIFKRKYNITFQEILFKDDFYCAQEVFDKCIKELHQKMTLDDFKKYPSLIEVYCLIIKDVQKYNLSINPITVLPIALLLVDDYITPNKVKGLQCCTLIIQCLNSDSFTSGNYYEVVYISLKKNIYEKDIEVTKALFTCFPDFLQILPQDEKKKKLDDVYSSAIDQLHTETNLYRKAACFDFTTKIIEMHGIHCVKKKIFKDIICDNLDICTNEGVYEILIQHVMQCLFMWIRHCWCIWKLPTDQKILSALIKTLYVAKDETTVIQLQQLISTLIKLCTEEEQKQIISNLESVPKESNNDFSKRINAIKELICT, from the exons ATGATAGATACATTCGTGAATTTAGAAGAATGCCTAAACAATTGTTTACTACACAAACTTTCTAAACCAATCCATGAAAAAGATTATCACTTTGAATATCAAGCACGTATCAGTAAACTGGATCAGTATTTTCCAAAGCTGTTACAAATTCTAGAAGACGCTGACTTTAGAGAGCTTCCAGAGATAGGCTCAAGTACTTTGTATTCTctgcttattttatatttggaatTAAAGACAGAAGGACCCTGGAACACAGAAAACGTAAACGCCAAAGATTATCCTGCCAAATTGGatgatatatttaaaagaaaatacaatattacattTCAAGAAATCTTATTCAAAGATGATTTTTACTGTGCTCAAGAAGTTTTTGATAAGTGCATCAAAGAATTGCACCAGAAAATGACATTAGATGACTTCAAGAAGTATCCTAGTCTGATTgaagtttattgtttaattataaagGATGTACAG AAATACAATCTATCCATAAACCCAATAACAGTGCTGCCGATTGCTTTGCTCCTGGTTGATGACTACATCACACCAAATAAAGTAAAAGGGTTGCAGTGTTGCACACTGATAATTCAATGCTTG AATTCTGACAGTTTCACATCTGGTAATTACTATGAAGTTGTGTACAttagtttaaagaaaaacatctATGAGAAGGATATTGAAGTAACAAAGGCTCTATTTACGTGTTTCCCAGATTTCTTGCAAATCTTGCCTCAAGATGAGAAG AAAAAGAAGTTAGATGATGTGTATTCAAGTGCCATAGATCAACTACACACAGAAACAAATCTGTACCGAAAGGCTGCCTGTTTTGATTTCActacaaaaataatagaaatgcATGGCATTCACTGTGtcaagaaaaaaatcttcaaagacATAATTTGTGACAATTTAGATATCTGCACTAATGAAGGAGTTTATGAAATTCTTATTCAGCATGTTATGCAG TGTCTCTTTATGTGGATCAGGCATTGCTGGTGCATCTGGAAGCTGCCAACAGACCAGAAAATCCTGTCTGCACTCATTAAGACTCTCTATGTAGCTAAGGATGAAACTACTGTGATTCAACTGCAGCAACTTATTTCAACTCTAATCAAACTATGTACTGAGGAAGAGCAAAAGCAAATAATAAGCAATCTAGAATCAGTCCCCAAGGAGTCAAATAATGATTTCTCAAAGAGGATCAATGCAATAAAGGAACTCATTTGTACTTAA
- the LOC124631639 gene encoding interleukin-1 receptor-associated kinase 4-like: MVNSTTMQRHIELRKLPAASLCNLANILEINNDWQKVVPLIPKDLQSEQFERKYNYEHMRLIEDHAKNTNRTCAEVLFDEWGTSGRVRPTLGTLMNILYQAQIFRAVDEVARMLGEPPPPRPSDGPAAPIPTNLTDLLNESVEQRLNSMASIESDNLHNSSHDQAICNRTTRQLKEPSDLIKFSETIQTKDIPNLSVLQTFGNRSTALMKQSNLINFSSSTVMTTGEFPDFSALIPKGNGMDAKIANTATGTASTASESSQVDMTPQSEFSYNGAGGNLSSVPNIFSIIDNAILEDKKLVHFDYKELEAITNKFSESFVDKPVGPIGKIGSGGFGEVYVGTHYKHGALAIKKVRIHFQISCEVAMKVFNTEVKSLSHLRHENIVPIFGYSIDGPTPCIVCEYIDGGSLQQKIAAKVLTEKQRMNIMKGTAEGLQYIHHSERPPQYDETGPQSDSISTRKSYYLHGDVKSANILLTKDCVPKLCDFGLAKQLETTFITTKSMMGTSAYMAPEGFSGTVTQKNDIFSFGIVLLELLTGLKPIIIANGENNNIKNYVEDNCVNGDITNLLDSVVDHWTIAQNVFTLAQKCLQHHKNDRPSIDEVCDILTEINRKLH, from the exons ATGGTGAATTCTACTACAATGCAGCGTCACATTGAGCTACGGAAGTTACCCGCAGCTTCCCTATGTAACCTGGCTAACATATTGGAGATAAACAACGACTggcaaaaagttgtgcccctgATACCAAAAGATTTGCAAAGTGAACAGTTTGAACGGAAATATAATTATGAGCATATGAG ATTAATAGAAGACCATGCTAAAAACACAAATAGGACCTGTGCCGAAGTGCTGTTTGACGAATGGGGTACCTCAGGCCGCGTTAGGCCGACTTTAGGCACACTCATGAACATTTTATATCAAGCCCAAATATTCAGAGCTGTTGACGAAGTTGCTCGAATGCTAGGAG AGCCACCACCACCGAGGCCCAGTGATGGCCCAGCAGCTCCCATTCCAACTAACCTAACAGACCTCCTTAATGAAAGTGTAGAACAGAGACTGAATTCAATGGCCTCCATAGAAAGTGATAATCTGCATAACTCCAGCCATGATCAAGCTATTTGTAACCGCACAACAAGACAACTAAAGGAACCAAGTGACTTAATCAAATTCTCAGAAACTATACAAACAAAGGACATACCTAACTTGAGTGTCCTTCAAACTTTTGGCAATAGAAGCACGGCTTTGATGAAACAATCCAATCTTATTAACTTTTCTAGTTCAACAGTAATGACTACAGGAGAATTTCCTGACTTTAGTGCTTTGATACCAAAAGGCAATGGTATGGATGCTAAAATAGCCAACACTGCAACTGGCACAGCTTCAACAGCGTCAGAATCCTCCCAGGTTGATATGACTCCACAGAGTGAGTTCTCCTACAATGGTGCTGGTGGAAACCTTAGCTCTGTGCCAAATATATTCAGCATTATAGACAATGCTATATTAGAAGACAAAAAGCTGGTCCACTTTGATTATAAGGAGTTGGAAGCTATTACAAACAAGTTTTCTGAAAGTTTTGTTGATAAGCCAGTTGGACCTATTGGCAAAATAGGGAGTGGGGGTTTTGGAGAAGTGTATGTTGGTACACATTACAAGCATGGTGCCCTAGCCATCAAGAAAGTAAGAATTCATTTCCAGATTAGCTGTGAAGTGGCAATGAAAGTGTTTAACACTGAAGTGAAGTCTCTTTCTCATCTGAGGCATGAAAACATTGTTCCTATATTTGGGTATTCAATAGACGGGCCAACACCATGTATTGTATGTGAATACATTGATGGTGGCTCCCTGCAACAAAAAATTGCTGCTAAAGTGTTGACAGAGAAACAAAGAATGAACATAATGAAAGGTACTGCTGAAGGACTGCAATACATACACCATAGTGAAAGACCTCCCCAGTATGATGAAACAGGACCTCAGTCAGACTCAATATCTACAAGAAAAAGCTATTATCTCCATGGAGATGTCAAAAGTGCCAATATTTTGCTAACTAAAGATTGTGTGCCAAAG TTATGTGATTTTGGCCTGGCCAAACAACTGGAGACAACATTCATCACCACCAAGTCTATGATGGGAACCTCAGCCTACATGGCACCAGAAGGCTTTTCTGGTACAGTCACACAAAAAAATGATATCTTTAGTTTTGGTATTGTTTTACTTGAATTACTAACTGGCCTGAAACCAATTATAATAGCCAATGGTGagaataataacattaaaaattatgttgaaGATAATTGTGTAAATGGAGATATCACAAATCTTTTAGATAGTGTTGTTGATCATTGGACTATAGCTCAAAATGTGTTCACTCTTGCTCAAAAATGTTTGCAGCATCACAAAAACGATAGGCCTTCTATTGATGAAGTGTGTGATATTTTGACAGAAATTAATCGTAAATTGCATTAA